The sequence ACAAAGGTAAAATTGGCCGAGTCGCTGTGACCCCATGAGGTAGACTTAATTAGTCCATGTGCTGGTATTTTCTCTGAAATTCTGAACCATGTTTCTAGATGGAATTAAATTGGGGATGGTTGACAGTTCTAGCTTCCACACTTCGCAAATAGAGTTCACATCTGTAGGGTTGTACATTGACTGGGTACAGATCCTGGTGCTTGCTTGCTCACAcacatttattttaatttaatttttcccCCTTGTAAGAACAACCATGTAACCGTTGGTAGTTCATCTTATGGCGATTTATattctggctaaattggggcttatgccatttaattggggcctatgaATTTTTTCATCCATCTCATAaaaaatgataaggggtgtctaagtttgatgaaattatcattttaccctctatcaaatattaatactactaatttgtccccatcaaatcccaatcataaaattaaaaactaaaatcaaaatcataaaactaaaatcataaaattaaaaactaaaatcaaattcaaattcatttccatctccacttcaactgattcttcttcttttcttctcaacccaatcctatgaactaggttttagtaacgtaaaattgctcaaaaattgaaaattttgaaatcaaatttttcctggtttatcagaatcggttaacgttaatgtatatgtgatccgattACAAATAGAAACGGTatatgttcatgcccacaaagaccgattgtccttgatatgttttctggttcgagaaatttgaaccagaatcggattacattaccACTTATAAAAACTGATTGTTGATGTATAgtgttagaatcggattttatatgtgtgtcgagtaaaccgattgttgttctcaatttttctgtatctttttttgttagaatcggattacatgagcacttttataaaccgattcctgttaTGCAATGTTAGGAATCGGTTTTTATACATGTATCGTGTAAATCGATTCTGGTTAACCCATTCTTTTTCAGTgataaaatgagtatgaaatcatactcgatttcatttcgattacaaatgaaaatgaaaatagttatgtactcgaattgaaaacgagTATAACTTTATACTCGAATTGAATACGAGTACAACTTCTTAAACGATTTGAAATCGAGTATGAAGtcatactcattcttaactcgggtataaaaatgaattttaattttatttaatgtttaacaacacataagctacatatatttatttatttttacccacagtcggtttatgttcatgtccatataaaccgattctggataatcggttgattttcatatccatataaaccgattctgggtagaagcAAGTTTCAAAAACTCTCTGCATGTTTTTGAGGTTATAATCGGTTGATACCAATGacaatataaaccgattctgagttggtgttcttcaaaaaaaaatcaaattttaacaTATTCAGATGATTCattaacacaagttaatttcacatATAACACGAAATTTTATCACTAATTATCCAAATTAACAATAATTAATCAGGGATaattttgccattaaaaaaataattggttaaggggtttttcattttacttcaaaatgtttcTTTATTGTCACGTAGTGATAGACTCAAATTAATTCCTATAGGCCCAATTTAGCTAGGATTTATGTGTTGTTTAATTTAATCGGTACGCCTGAAAGGACTGTAATAATTAAATGAGAGACGGCTTTGTGTAGATACAAACAATGTTATACTACTAGTTTTTGTAAGAATAAAAACTGAGAATAAAATCAAGTGGCCAGGATAGAGTCCTTTACTTTTACCCTCTCCGAGACGCCTGTCTTTTGATAATTTCTCATCCATCTTCCACTATAAATGAACATAAAGTTTGTTATCAGTTTGGAATCCAAAACGAAAACTGAAAAAATGGGTCTATCGAAAAAGTCttatctttctttctctctcgtCCTCTTTTCCACCATATTTGTTTTAGAATCAGTATCTCCTGCTACTTCACCTTTACTTAAGTTTAAAAATGGAGAATTTAAGATTTTGCAAGTTGCGGACATGCATTATGCTGATGGAATTACAACACCATGTGAAGATGTTCTGGAGATGAAGGGTTGTTCTGATCTTAATACCACTGCTTTCATTAACAGAATGATTAAAGCTGAAAAACCTGATCTTATTGTCTTCACTGGTAAATTATTTCATTACCATTCTTTAATTAGTACTTTATTTAATTTATGTTTATCACAATTCTTAGAAATGTTTTCCTTACTGTTCTTCAAGTTTtggaaatttttttcttctattgttCGAGATTTGAGAATAAGTAAAATTCAGAAATTAGTGTCACTCCTGCATAATTCTTAATCCTGTTAATTAGCTTTGCTTGCCCAGTTGCCCTTGTTTTATTTGCACTAGGTTTTTACACCCAGACCCGTATTAAGCACATGTTTCATTGTTTTACTTACCAACTGCATTGGCATGAGCTTGGTTATCATTGTTTTAGTGAATTTTCACCATTTGTTTGGTTTGACTGAGCAGGAGATAACATATTTGGTcaggacgcaactgatgcagcaAAATCTTTAGATGCTGCATTTGCACCAGCAATTGTGGCAGGTATACCATGGGCTGCTGTTTTAGGTAACCATGACATGGAATCAACCTTGACCAGAGAAGGGGTGATGAAACATATTGCAGGCATGCAGCTTACTTTATCGCAGTTAAACCCTGCATCTGCTGATGTTATTGATGGTTTTGGAAACTATAACCTGGAAGTTGCTGGTGCTGAAGGTTCAAACCTCCAAAACAAGACTGTTCTTAACTTATACTTCTTGGATACTGGAGATTACTCCACAGTTCCTTCCATTGGTGGATACGGATGGATAAAAGCTTCCCAACAGTTTTGGTACCAAAAAACCTCGCTCATGCAACAGGTACTGCCTTTAATTATCAAAAACATATTTGACCTTTCATATTTGCCTATTATGCTAAGCTAAGCAATAAATCTTATCACATAAAATTGGACTAGAATGACAACCATAATAATTAGTATTCTTTTCAGACTAGCCCGTACTAGTCTATTCATGATTAGAAACTTATTGTTATTACATAAATAGTCGCATCCATCATTGTTTTCTTATGCAAATGCAGAAAGCTTATATGAGCAAACCGGAACCACAAAAAGCTCCTGCGCCAGGACTAGCTTACTTTCACATACCATTGCCAGAGTATGAAGACCTTGGATCAAACTTCACCGGCGTGAAAGGAGAGGGGTTAATTAGCTCACCTTTAGTAAATTCAGGTTTTTTCACAACCCTGAGAGATGCAGGGGATGTGAAAGCCGTCTTCACAGGGCATGATCACTTGAATGACTTTTGTGGTGAGCTAAGTGGTATACATCTTTGTTATGCTGGTGGTTTTGGTTATCATGCTTATGGGTTAAAAGGATGGTCTCGAAGAGCAAGAGTAGTGTCAGTGTCTTTGGAAAAAACAAAAACGGGAAAATGGGGAGCAGTTAACACCATTAGAACGTGGAAGCGCCTCGATGATGAAAATCTTACTACCATTGATCCTCAAGTTCTCTTTGCAGGTAAATAGGTACTCTTTCACAAATATATGTATCCCAATTAAGCTAATATTATAGGCGTCTTACTCTAGTTTGTTGGAAGCGCAAGAATAATCAGATGGTTTAACTAGGAACTTATTAGGTTAAAGTTTCAACTATTTTTCCTTGATACAACCTATCTAGTGTCAAGTTGATTATTTCTATAGCAAGTCTCCAAACATATTGATCCCGTTGGTCTCATTTTCTGGCATTTGGCATCAATATCATAGTCTGAAATTGCGAATATTAGAAATTTTAGAAACTCTCTTGTTTGCAGAGTTTGGTCCCTCATCATCTTCTGACTCTTCAACACCATCACCAAACTCGTCACCATTTTCGAACTCATCTCCATTACCACTCGACCCCATCCCGACCCCCTCACCTTCATCAAACTCTTCACCAGCACGTACGAACTCATTTGTGCTACCACTTGTTGCCATCACATTCTTGTCACTACTCTTTCTATTACATGCTAGAAGTGGGTTCCTTTTGGTTCCGGGCTCTCCCTATCAGCTTTGAAAGGTTTCTCTTTCAAGATTGTTGTTACCAACTTAGCATTTTATTCTGTTAAAGTTTCTACCTTATTGTCAAATGTATCAGAATGTGAACGTTTCCCTTCTTCCCCCATCAATATGTTACTCTCTTGTAGAAGTTGTCTTAATAATCTAAATGGTCCTATAAATCTCAGTAAAGCCTTGAATCATTTGCGAGTTGAAGCATAAACCACAAGGAACTGCACGGGTACTATGTGCTCTTACACCGCTTGATCAAAGATATCAAGTGGAAAACAGTTGTTATTCAAGAAGTTACAGAATCATAATTAGGAAGAGACGAAGACAACAAAACCATGAAGTTGTTCTTATTTATGCGTCGAACAACAGTGTGTGTAGGACTCTAATTTTGGTTTATACACGGTGTCTATTAATTGAGATTTTACTCATTTTCATATTTCCAATGTTAACAGGTAATGCAAAGAAGAGATCGTTGAGAGGAATATGAGGAGGGGCCGTGGGGGCGGTTTGTTACATAGTTAACGTATACGATGTTGCATTACATCACAGAATttccaagaaaaaagaaaaagtacaGATTAGAAACAACAATGTTGTTAAAGCAATCATATAAGAGAAACAATGCAGGTGTTTTACGTTTTGTTCtgtgttttgcttcctgttccaTACACCAAGGGAAGCTACTAGGATTATTAGTCCAAGTCAAGTTGAGTTGACTTGACTATCTGTGTCATATTATACTGGCATAAATACCTCTCCCCTGTCTGGTATCAATACCTCTCCTCTGTCTATGTGTAAGACACCTGATCATTACTCTTGTAATAATACAATATATATTTCTTTCATAACCTTTTCATGATATCATTGATGTCCGATCCAGGTGAATTTCCGTGTGATAATTTCTGGAAAAATAATCATGAGAGTTTGTCTCTTAATCACATTTCAAGATCAAATATCTTTTCTTGATAACTTTCCGATCATTCAACATTCTTTGATTCCATTTTCTACAAAATCTTCATTTTCTTGAATTTTTAGGTTAAGAACTCTCAAATTTTATATCTTTTTCTCAACAATTTCAATGCCAAAAACTAAAGGATGAATGAGTAACACATCTATTCCACCGAATCTTACTCAAAATCCATAGACTACGGAGTCAACAACATCATTTTTCAGCTGATGATGATTTCCGTTGATATAGGGGAAAGAATGGTAATTCTCAACTATTTGTTATGGCGTGATCAATTCTACTCAGTCGTGATCTCGACTGATCTGTTTGGATATGTTGATAGTGAAGTTTCTGAATCACCATCACAAATTCTTATTAGTGGTCTTCAACTTGTTAATCCAAGATGGAGTTACTGAAGAGCATCTAGATTAGTTCTACGTTGTTTAAAAGCTACTCTTCCACCAACAATTTGTGCTGATGCGCTTGGATTTTTTTCTGCTAGAGAGATTTGGCGGTGTTTTGAAACAACTTTTACAACTTAATTTGGAGCtagaagtgaaaaagcgggggtctaacaaccacacccaataattcgtttggcaatctgtatggactaactccaatatactttcaagagaatcaactagacagtcagactcaatcttaagaaaagtatatcaaagagttatatctcaatttctcaattcaatccgcgatcaaacaaataagaatttgcgaacccgattgaatataagaaataacttggacggtatcaaaaaccaatatccaagtgtcaatcaatttaatcaacaacccaaaggtcggattcacaattgattgaacttgcgtacaacctgtgatatttcaattatataaacaaatataatgcagaaaagaaataacacagacaccagaaattttgttaacgaggaaaccgcaaatgcagaaaaaccccctaGTCTAGAATAAACATACactgattataagatgttacaccaatttcctactacctattcagactagatgtaatacctgcttcagcactaataaaactcctagcacaacaccgattgtctttaggaatttttctcgtaaatcttctagcagaagccaaggctctctttagaagatacaacaacacgattgatacgattcgatcttttgtttgcacagagtaccgatttgatttccctttggatgtaaatcaagattttggaaatcttgtgtctattttgataaaaacgattactaggtaaaagtaatatcaaaacaaacttgtagattggggattattatactcttcaataaaggaagagaaacctaatgattctacaacaagaacaactagaataaatctagagatatattgtttaaaacttcttaaggatttttatgagataccttaatcaaagttttctttctagcttctgacttcgactaacaagtgttggtatacgatcggaaactgaaatctaccaaaacttagggtttatgatcaacaactcttgaatggttttacatcataagagaaaaccttagaatagacaagagatgaaaaacctagattacaagttgtataatcaatcacgaagattaaatctaactcggctttgtgatccccaatacaaagacttttatctcactcttgttcacgaagaacagaagacatggaaaacacatttatgagcttacaccaattttccaaaggggataaaaaacgtgtagcactcacgaaccctttatttatagtgaaaggtagcttgaaagctaagcaaagctattttcctttttcaagactcttctaattttgggagtctttcctaagttacaactcttgccaaaataattaaataaataacaaatattgtatttatgtgaataaatcacattctaacttaggaaggaatcacaaaaactttaatatggtaataaaatatgttaggattaatagccatcttgcctagataaggaaacatcaccaatttgactaaaaaaaACTTCTAGTCATgcaattgggcccaagtccgtgaaccgttacaagcagtccatggattgtttcctactaacgaactgtaacagttacaacaacacttataactgttactttaataaatcactcatagcTTCATCGTtacaactcggaattgagtgattcttggatcgCTGAATTCGtaggctcattcactataacacgAGAACCtctccagggataaaggttattgtcacaaaagtcgtggctcaaataacctcaagtatatatacataagtgtacatttaccgtcataggaattgttccatagagtgagcatttgtttcgatagattagaaaggtagaattgaacaagaatccaagtgaaatcaattaccacatacctctgttgatgaagtacttgttgatgtcttcttgtagtcttcaaacttcatccttcaagaatagcttCAATTCTACTTCTTTgacttaatctagtccgaaactatctatagtatactaaatcaagaatgcattttggcgactaaaattgacaactaacttgacatacgaacgctagtgggttcaaccgagcaatgctataataatctccccctttgtcaattttagtgacaaaaacattttacatatggattgtacttgttaaaagcattacaactccaaaatccgacatgcttgatttccttggttcttcaactctgcgtgtgttcatcctgtacttgttgaagatccatcatagtattattacacaacatcaaagtttcattgtatcacaactttgacgatAATACTACGGTGTTATgtatgactcccccttagtcaatactccatctcaacatgaaaaccactcccccttacgtaatgatccgtaaaccatatgtatttgttgtgtgaactacacattaattctccccctttttgtcaatataaattggcaaaggtacgaaaactattgggatcctcatgaaattttcacggagacacttcatgaccaaaagaagaaaacatatcaacttagtttagacgatatcacagagtcgaaacttagtgacttcatcaaggagtttattaagatacaagttaacccctacatgttccacaaccgcttctcccctcaaagatacatcaattaagtacaagtttatttaagaactctcccacataaaatgtcattcccgaaagaacaacaagtgtGACCTTTCTCCAGGGAGAAGGAtctatatattggattttagaaatcctacaaggagatacgatttaagaaccaatcattggcagtctctcatgagatcatgttactaaaaagttttacacaatatgtaatcatgaagatcaagtattgtgatcatcttttctaagatacaaacttgtataaacaagaattgatatgcttagaaggaagaaaaccttttccacaaggatttacaccaagaatggttaccataagtgtatgaaaaagtttctttgacaataaaaaccgacatccaatggctttgattattgcttctaacctgttatacttaagaatttcaatcacaaatcaagttaggtaattaagaatcatacacgtggtatttatccatattcatcttaatcacaactagttcaaatgacttcaaatgaactagttaaagagttgttcaattgcttaggtatttatacatagacacaattgaagaaaaaaaatcggtttgattcatttgaatcaattcatgaaaaatatagccactgtttgcaaagattgcattccttataatttattgtttaatttcacgaactaccgatttgagaaaataaccagcttgggtacgcgtacgggtatgcgtaccttggcAATCAGATTGAGTTGGTtctggtttccaaactcaacagaatttttcGAGTAAAAAAGTTCtgccggtacgcgtacgggtacgcgtacctaaggtgactggtttactagtttgcaaactacaaactcagcagaattttctgggagaaaattttccgccagtacgtgtatgggaacgcgtacccaacctgtctcctttaccaattccgtCGCACATATGCGCACACTTgttttccggtacatggatttatacactaatgtgcgaacacactatatatgcttatatccatagatggttacataatctcaactatacatttcaatcattgagacattcttctataatgttataacagtcgttattcacaactatcatcatcaaagcaatttttaagagattgaaacgtcatcatgactttcttcacgggtaaagatgaacttggctaaagcgaaagcttccaCATATAAAAATTtgcccaacataatatgtgcgccccaattcttttgcaatcctcgctgcatttactagggcttcttggtgaggatgcacttccaacacaatcaggttgtgttgaggtgaacaaaatcttgctcaccacgggtatttgaaacaaaatcatgcatgaactctaggaatttaacaacttccttgaaaatttcaataactgttccatacctttttaagatgttatcccttgtcgaactcttgtctgggagattcttcttaatagtactcattgctttattgatcttctttggtacccatttctgagtagcttttagAGCAAC comes from Papaver somniferum cultivar HN1 chromosome 7, ASM357369v1, whole genome shotgun sequence and encodes:
- the LOC113297511 gene encoding probable inactive purple acid phosphatase 29, which codes for MNIKFVISLESKTKTEKMGLSKKSYLSFSLVLFSTIFVLESVSPATSPLLKFKNGEFKILQVADMHYADGITTPCEDVLEMKGCSDLNTTAFINRMIKAEKPDLIVFTGDNIFGQDATDAAKSLDAAFAPAIVAGIPWAAVLGNHDMESTLTREGVMKHIAGMQLTLSQLNPASADVIDGFGNYNLEVAGAEGSNLQNKTVLNLYFLDTGDYSTVPSIGGYGWIKASQQFWYQKTSLMQQKAYMSKPEPQKAPAPGLAYFHIPLPEYEDLGSNFTGVKGEGLISSPLVNSGFFTTLRDAGDVKAVFTGHDHLNDFCGELSGIHLCYAGGFGYHAYGLKGWSRRARVVSVSLEKTKTGKWGAVNTIRTWKRLDDENLTTIDPQVLFAGNAKKRSLRGI